The Euphorbia lathyris chromosome 3, ddEupLath1.1, whole genome shotgun sequence genome contains a region encoding:
- the LOC136223684 gene encoding ribosome-inactivating protein gelonin-like — MEGNKKVWMIAIAAWLCWSSVAIESTRICSDHQTTPDDHYENKLQADDLTFSVDDPTAETYSKFLKNLRIKLTCETLHQHHLAVLCTESQAQGQLYSTVVLTYNSVSVTLALDVVNLNLVGYKSGTKSYFFANTEDLKDELFQETEQVVMEYSNSYKSLDTREAVNLGMSALRSAVEALSNYDESKIKTSLITVIGMVSEAARFKLIENAVASSFSTDIKPSTKIISYEDKWDELSKNIQRATRGKFPKAVRLKDENDVSIRVTRVRQVQKNMGILKHYDVIEGYAVD, encoded by the coding sequence ATGGAAGGAAATAAGAAAGTGTGGATGATAGCAATAGCAGCATGGTTGTGTTGGAGTAGTGTCGCAATTGAATCAACCAGAATTTGCTCTGATCATCAGACCACACCGGACGATCATTATGAGAACAAACTTCAGGCTGACGATCTCACATTTTCTGTGGATGATCCTACTGCTGAAACCTACTCAAAATTCTTGAAAAATCTTCGAATAAAGTTGACATGTGAAACACTTCATCAGCATCATTTAGCAGTTCTATGTACTGAATCCCAAGCACAAGGACAGCTTTATTCCACCGTTGTTCTAACCTACAACAGTGTTTCGGTCACTCTTGCATTAGATGTTGTCAATTTGAATCTTGTTGGTTATAAATCGGGAACAAAATCCTATTTCTTTGCTAATACGGAGGATTTGAAGGACGAACTTTTCCAAGAAACAGAACAAGTCGTAATGGAGTACTCGAATTCTTATAAATCTTTAGACACTAGAGAGGCTGTGAACTTGGGAATGTCTGCGCTACGGAGTGCGGTCGAAGCTCTCAGTAACTATGACGAATCAAAGATTAAAACCAGCCTTATAACTGTAATTGGAATGGTGTCAGAGGCCGCCAGATTTAAGCTTATTGAGAATGCTGTGGCTAGTTCTTTTAGCACCGATATTAAGCCAAGTACCAAGATAATTAGCTACGAGGATAAATGGGATGAACTGTCAAAGAATATACAACGAGCTACTCGGGGAAAGTTTCCGAAGGCAGTTAGATTGAAAGATGAGAATGATGTTAGTATCAGGGTGACCCGTGTTAGACAAGTTCAAAAAAACATGGGAATCTTGAAGCATTATGATGTAATTGAAGGATATGCAGTCGATTAA